The Fodinicurvata sp. EGI_FJ10296 genome includes the window AACTGGCGCAAGAAGTATGGTGGGCTCGAGGTATCGGAGGCCAAGCGGCTGAAGGCGCTGGAGGACGAGAACGTGCGGCTCAAGAGGCTGCTGGCCGAGCAGGTGATGGACAACGCGACGCTCAAGGAACTGCTCGCAAAAAACTTCTGACGCCTGGCGCAAGGCGAAACGCCGTGAGCTGGGCGATCAAGGAAAAGAGCTATTCGCAGCGCCGGGCCTGTGGGCTTGTCGGTCTGCCACCGAAGACCTTCCGCTACCGGTCGAAGCGACCGGACGATGGGGGGCTGCGGGCACGCCTGAAAGAACTGGCGAATGCACGTCGCCGGTTCGGCTATCGTCGGCTGCACATCCTGCTGAGGCGCGAGGGCATGAGGGTCAATCACAAACGCTTGTTCCGCATCTATCGTGAAGAACGGCTGACGGTGCGCCGTCGTGGCGGCCGCAAGCGCGCGCTCGGCACCCGCGCGCCGATGGCCATCCCGCAAGGGGCGAACCAGCGCTGGTCGGTGGACTTCGTACACGACACGCTCGTCGACGGTCGGCGGTTCCGCATCTTTGCCATCGTGGATGATTTCACCCGCGAATGTCTTGGATCCGTCGTCGACACGGCGCTGTCGGGTGTCCGCGTGGCGCGGGAACTGACCGCCATCATCGAACAGCGCGGCCGGCCGCTCATGGTGGTCAGCGACAACGGCACCGAATTCACGTCGCGGGCAATCCTGGCCTGGACCGAGGGCCTGGCGGTCGAATGGCATTATATCGCGCCGGGCAAGCCGATGCAGAACGCCTTCGCCGAGAGCTTCATAGGTCGGTTGCGGGACGAGTGTCTGAACGAGCACCTGTTCCGGAACCTCCGTCAGGCCCGCCAGATCATCGAGCAGTGGCGGGACGACTACAATCATCAGCGGCCGCACACCAGCCTGCAGGGGCTCACACCGGTCGAGTTTGCAACCCGGACCACAAGGGACGAACGGCCAGCAGAACTAACTTATCAATGAGTACCCGTTGGGGGCAGGGTCATAGTTATTGGATCAATATAATGTTTAAGATTTTATATCATATTTTTTTGTATATTATAAATATAAAAAATAAAAGCGTGCATTCATTATTTATTATAAGACAGTATGATCGATCTATTCATAAATATTGGAGTCGAGTATTAGGAATAAATTCAGCATTGTGCCTAATAAATAAATATGACATTAACGAAAAATCTACCAATATAATAAAATTAGATTTTGATAACATAAAATATTTATACGTTAAACCAATTAATCCATCTAATTTTCTTTTAAGTTATGAAACATCTAGAAAAATATCTGAGTTATCTATTATTAAAATAACAAACATATCTCCTGATATATTCGAACAAATGGACAAGAACATTATAAATTCTTATGTTATTAAGATTAGTTTTGCATTATTATATAAAGATTTTCCATTATATCTATCTGCTTTAGAATTTTATTGCAACAATTCATACCGTAATAATTTATATCTCGAGGGTCGATTTGACCCTCGAGATATAGCTGATTATCTCCCCAGTCATCTCGCTCGACTTACAACGCGTTTCCAACCGGTTTCAGCTATGCTGGGCCCTGCTGGGCGCAAGAAGGTCGACAAATGGATCGCTACCGGAACGGCGGCAACAGGCGTGCCCGACACCTTTAAGGAGGCTGCCGGCGACGGGCCGGATACGGGCTCCGGTTTGCCGCGCGCCCTGGTTGTTTTGAAGGCGGCTGGTGATGTCGATCGGGTTTTGGGAATGGCCGGGGACGAACTCGACGGTCGGCAGCCCGTGGTCCTGTTGATGTCGCGCAATCATGATCAGTTTGCCGACGAATTCTTCGAACGCGGCGGGTTTCTCCGCGAGACGGTTCTGTACTTTACCGAGATAAGGAAGCATCCCGCCCGCGGCCCTGCCGCTGCGCGCGCGGCGAGGGCCATGAAACCCGCCTTTTCCTCCAACACAACTGCTGCCCATCTGGTCGCCGCGCAGATGAAGGATATTGTCTCTCTTTATATACAGGCGGATACGCTCGACAGCATCATTCGGACATGGCGGCCCGAAGTCGTCATCGGCTGCTTTGAGAAAACCAACTGGGTTCCTCTGCTTGCCGCCGGCGAACCGCGCCCCAGGATCGTCAACCTGCAGCACGGCTTTAATCCCCGACTGCATTTGCTCGATCTGATGGATATCGACTCTTTCCGTGTCTGGGATCAGTCTTCGGCCGACACCGCTATTGCCGACGGTATCCCGCCAGACCGGATCATGATCGTGGAGAACCCTCATCGCCGACGGCTGAAGGAAGCAGGTGTGGCGTTCACTGGCACTGAACGTTACCAGCAGTGGCAGGATTGGAAGGCGGGTCGAACCCTGGTTGCCATCATGGGGCAACCCGACACAACCGGGGCCATCTCTCCCCAGGACAATCGGGCATTGGCCCGCGCAGTTGCGGCCGCTCTGAAGCATCGAAGCGATATGGTCGCCGTGCTCCGCCCCCATCCAAGACAACCGGACGCCACACTCGGACCGGAGCTCCGCTTGGGCGCCGACATCGACCGTGCCCGCGTGGCGACTCAGGATGATCTCGAACTGGGAGAACTTCTCGCTCTCGCCGATGTCGCTGTGGGCATTCATTCGACCGCCCTCGCCGATGCCCACGCCATTGGGGTTCCGGCGTTTGCCTTTGACTTTCACGGCCGGTTTGCCGCCCTCGGTCTCGATGAGCGACAGGTGTCAGAGGTAGCACGCACTGAGCGTGAGGCCATTAACCTGCTGAAACACTTCGGTCGCCCGCAGCACCCGGCGCCGCAAGGGTTCTGGGCGAGACTCCTGTCCAAGATGCGGGGTCCGGAGTAAGCTTCGAGCGGCTTCAATGGCGCGACTGAACCTGCACCGGGTGAGCAAATCAACGAAGAGCCGGGTAACGAGGCTTCTGTTTTTAGGTCGGGCGACGCCAACTTACTACCTCAACTTCCGCGATCCGTAGATGATGGCGATAAAGACCGAGGAAAAGATCGCCAAGCGCCCGGCGCTGCAAGATGGTGAGCCGAATGCGGCGCCGGTGTTCGGGCCGATCATGGATCAGATGGCAGCGCTGACACAGCGCAATTAAATTATCGGGGTCGTTATTGGCCGGATCGTGATCCTTGTGACAGGCGGCCAGGATCACGCGAGTTGTCCGGAACCAGCAGTAATCCTCGATATCGGGCCAGGCATTGGCGAGCGCTCCGGTCTGGGTGCGCCACCCTTCGATGAGGGGATCAAACCACCGTCCGTCAGGCAGACAGCGCACAATCCGGCCATGCGGCCGGCCACACTGCTCACAACACCCTTTGGCCCGCTCAAACCGGATCCAGCCGCTGATCTGCGGCCAGTCGGCGGGATAGAGAGCGCGCATTTCCGGGCGGATCGGCATGATCAATCACTCCCAAGGCGCGGGGCTTGGCGATCGCCCGCAGGCCTCTTGGCCAACAGGCGATAAACGGAGGCGCGAGAAATATCGAGACGCCGGGCGATCGCCGTCGGACCCAATCCCTCATTCTGTAACGATTGGACTTGGCCCGGATCGAGCTTGGGCGGGCGGCCTTTGTAAACACCGCGCGCTTTGGCGCGCTTGATCCCCTCCAATTGCCGTTCGCGGCGCAGATTGGTCTCGAACTCCGAAAACACGCCCAGCATGTCCAAGAACGCCTTGCCGGCGGCCGACCGGGTGTCGATCGGCTGTTCGGTGGCCTTCAGATCAGCCTCGCGGTCGCGCAAGAAACGAACGATGTCCTGAAGATCGGCGACCGACCGAGCCAGTCGGTCGATACGCGTGACAACCAACGTGTCGCCAGGGCGGATGAACTCCAGGAGGATCTGGAGCTCCGAGCGGCCCTTGCGGGTGGTCCCGCTCATTTTTTCCGACCGGATCACTTGGCAGCCGGCTGCCTCGAGTGCGGCGATCTGGCCGTCGTAATCCTGATCGAGGGTGCTGACCCGGGCGTAACCGTACAGAGCCATGAAATCTGTCGCTTTTGGTTATAGACCTCAGCATTATAGCGTCTCAGAACTCTGACTTCGACCCTAAAAATACATCTCCGCTGTGAACATCAGCGATAGATGGCGGGAAGATTGTCGCGAGGGTCGTATTGGTAACCCACGGTGTCCCTATTCCGTAGTCGCGAGTTCTGCAGCGGTTCTGTTTGACCTCAGGCTCGGCGTGCGCTGCAAAACGCGGTAGACGGTGGGCCGGGACACGTCGAAAAGCTCCGCGAGGTCACTGATCGAGTAATCGTTCGTGTCATACATGCGCCGCAGTTCCGTCTGGCGGCGGTCTGACAGTTTCGGTTTCTTTCCCTTGAGCTTCCCCTTATCGCGGGCAATGGCCATGCCTTCCTTTGTCCGCATCCGGATCAAATCGGCCTCGAATTCCGCGAAGGTCGCCAAGATGTTGAAGAACATCCTGCCCATTGGGTCTGTCGGATCGTAGACGCTGGTGCCGAGTGCGAGCTTCACGCCGCGCTTCTCAAGCTCATCCGCGATGGCGCGGGCATCGGGCACGGATCGCGCCAGTCGGTCCAGCTTGGGCACGACGAGCGTGTCCCCCTCGCGGACGGCGGCCAAGGCTTGGGATAGTCCGGGCCGGGTGCGGTTGGTGCCTGTGAGGCCGTGATCGGTGTAGATCCGTGCGTCAGTGACGCCAAGGTCGCGGAGCGCGGAGCGTTGTGCCGCCAGATCCTGCTTGTCGGTCGAGCATCGAGCGTAGCCTATCAGTGTGGTCATGGTGTTGCCCT containing:
- a CDS encoding recombinase family protein; this translates as MTTLIGYARCSTDKQDLAAQRSALRDLGVTDARIYTDHGLTGTNRTRPGLSQALAAVREGDTLVVPKLDRLARSVPDARAIADELEKRGVKLALGTSVYDPTDPMGRMFFNILATFAEFEADLIRMRTKEGMAIARDKGKLKGKKPKLSDRRQTELRRMYDTNDYSISDLAELFDVSRPTVYRVLQRTPSLRSNRTAAELATTE
- a CDS encoding recombinase family protein, which codes for MALYGYARVSTLDQDYDGQIAALEAAGCQVIRSEKMSGTTRKGRSELQILLEFIRPGDTLVVTRIDRLARSVADLQDIVRFLRDREADLKATEQPIDTRSAAGKAFLDMLGVFSEFETNLRRERQLEGIKRAKARGVYKGRPPKLDPGQVQSLQNEGLGPTAIARRLDISRASVYRLLAKRPAGDRQAPRLGSD
- a CDS encoding HNH endonuclease signature motif containing protein; translated protein: MPIRPEMRALYPADWPQISGWIRFERAKGCCEQCGRPHGRIVRCLPDGRWFDPLIEGWRTQTGALANAWPDIEDYCWFRTTRVILAACHKDHDPANNDPDNLIALCQRCHLIHDRPEHRRRIRLTILQRRALGDLFLGLYRHHLRIAEVEVVSWRRPT
- a CDS encoding IS3 family transposase (programmed frameshift), with product MRKSRFSEEQIIGILKEGEAGLSASALCRKHGISDATFYNWRKKYGGLEVSEAKRLKALEDENVRLKRLLAEQVMDNATLKELLGKKLLTPGARRNAVSWAIKEKSYSQRRACGLVGLPPKTFRYRSKRPDDGGLRARLKELANARRRFGYRRLHILLRREGMRVNHKRLFRIYREERLTVRRRGGRKRALGTRAPMAIPQGANQRWSVDFVHDTLVDGRRFRIFAIVDDFTRECLGSVVDTALSGVRVARELTAIIEQRGRPLMVVSDNGTEFTSRAILAWTEGLAVEWHYIAPGKPMQNAFAESFIGRLRDECLNEHLFRNLRQARQIIEQWRDDYNHQRPHTSLQGLTPVEFATRTTRDERPAELTYQ